A window from Azoarcus sp. DD4 encodes these proteins:
- the coaD gene encoding pantetheine-phosphate adenylyltransferase, translating to MRDGVAIYPGTFDPFTRGHEDLVRRASLLFDQVIVAVAESRGKAPIFSLDERVAIAQDVLKPFPNVKVLGFDGLLMDFLRANNGRVILRGLRAVSDFEYEFQMAGMNRKLFPDVETVFLTPAEEYMFISATMVREIARFGGDVSKFVQPAVLARLQQKVSSKR from the coding sequence ATGAGGGATGGGGTGGCGATCTACCCGGGCACCTTCGACCCGTTCACCCGCGGCCACGAGGATCTCGTTCGGCGCGCCTCGCTGCTGTTCGACCAGGTCATCGTGGCGGTGGCCGAGAGCCGGGGGAAGGCACCGATTTTTTCTCTGGACGAAAGGGTGGCCATTGCCCAGGACGTGCTCAAGCCTTTCCCCAACGTCAAGGTGCTCGGCTTCGACGGCCTGCTGATGGATTTCTTGCGCGCAAACAACGGCCGTGTGATCCTGCGCGGCCTGCGCGCGGTGTCGGACTTCGAGTACGAGTTCCAGATGGCGGGCATGAACCGGAAGCTCTTTCCGGACGTCGAAACGGTATTCCTCACGCCGGCGGAGGAATACATGTTCATCTCTGCGACGATGGTCAGGGAAATCGCCCGCTTCGGCGGCGATGTGAGCAAATTCGTGCAGCCGGCGGTGCTGGCACGTCTGCAGCAGAAAGTGAGTTCAAAGCGATAG
- the rsmD gene encoding 16S rRNA (guanine(966)-N(2))-methyltransferase RsmD, whose amino-acid sequence MSRVRIVGGQWRSRLLDVADVPGLRPTPDRVRETLFNWLGQDLDGLHCLDLFAGTGILGLESASRGAASVALVEQNPRALDALHKAAKTLQAAQVEIVRGDALRFLQNTPHKFDVVFLDPPYNQGWLERVEPLLDRVLEPDGWLYAESEAPVSRLGAWRTIKQGRAGLVHYHLMQREQE is encoded by the coding sequence GTGAGCCGGGTACGCATCGTCGGCGGGCAGTGGCGCTCCCGCCTGCTCGACGTGGCCGACGTTCCCGGCCTGCGCCCCACGCCCGACCGCGTGCGTGAAACCCTGTTCAACTGGCTCGGGCAGGATCTCGACGGCCTGCACTGCCTGGACCTGTTCGCCGGCACCGGCATACTCGGCCTCGAATCCGCCTCTCGCGGCGCAGCGAGTGTCGCTCTGGTGGAGCAGAATCCGCGTGCGCTCGATGCGCTGCACAAGGCCGCAAAGACCCTGCAAGCGGCGCAGGTAGAGATCGTTCGCGGCGATGCGTTAAGATTCCTCCAGAACACTCCGCACAAGTTTGATGTGGTGTTTCTCGACCCGCCCTACAACCAAGGCTGGCTCGAGCGCGTGGAACCCTTGCTGGACCGGGTTCTCGAACCGGACGGCTGGCTCTACGCGGAGTCGGAAGCGCCGGTCAGCCGACTGGGCGCATGGCGGACGATCAAGCAGGGTCGCGCCGGCCTGGTTCATTACCACCTAATGCAAAGGGAGCAGGAATGA
- a CDS encoding YfhL family 4Fe-4S dicluster ferredoxin: MSLMITDECINCDVCEPECPNGAISQGDEIYQIDPNKCTECVGHFDEPQCQQVCPVDCIPLDPDHSETKEQLMAKFQKLSAVKS; this comes from the coding sequence ATGTCTTTGATGATTACCGACGAATGCATCAACTGCGACGTCTGTGAACCCGAATGCCCCAACGGCGCCATTTCCCAGGGCGATGAGATCTACCAGATCGACCCGAACAAGTGCACCGAGTGCGTCGGCCACTTCGACGAACCGCAATGCCAGCAGGTCTGCCCGGTCGACTGTATCCCGCTCGACCCCGACCACAGCGAAACCAAGGAACAGCTGATGGCGAAATTCCAGAAGCTGAGCGCAGTCAAGAGCTGA
- a CDS encoding pitrilysin family protein yields MRTKNPSPFAPLGALVALGALLLAVTGAAEAGPKIEQWNTAAGARVLFVENHALPMIDLQIDFAAGSATDPAGRAGLAGLARGLLDAGTATLDEQAIADRSADIGAQIGGGTELDRSSLSIRSLSSPTERDAAVTLAADLLAHPAFPAEVLERERARAIAGLRESLTRPATLAARRLNAAVYADHPYGANVTPESLAAITRDDIVAFHRSRYTANNASIAIVGDLDRATAEQIAIRLTEALPRAAAPTPLPAPAMPAAADIRIPHPSAQAHILIGQPGLARQDPDYFPLLVGNYTLGGGGFVSRLTAEVREKRGFAYSVYSYFIPQQVAGMFQIGLQTRGSQVEEALGVVRRTLAGFIADGPTAAELKSAKDNLINGFGLRLDSNRKILDHVAMIGFYRLPLDWLDSYPRQVAAVTAEQVRDAFARRIRAEHLVTVVAGGDGDAQAKPTSAQ; encoded by the coding sequence ATGAGAACCAAGAACCCAAGCCCCTTCGCGCCGCTCGGCGCCCTCGTCGCGCTCGGTGCGCTGTTGCTGGCTGTCACCGGCGCGGCCGAAGCGGGACCGAAGATCGAGCAATGGAATACGGCCGCGGGCGCGCGCGTGCTCTTCGTCGAAAACCACGCCCTGCCGATGATCGACCTGCAGATCGACTTCGCTGCCGGCAGCGCCACCGACCCGGCCGGGCGCGCCGGCCTCGCCGGTCTCGCCCGCGGCCTGCTCGACGCCGGCACCGCGACCCTGGACGAACAGGCGATCGCCGACCGCAGCGCCGACATCGGCGCACAGATCGGCGGCGGCACGGAACTCGACCGCAGCAGCCTCTCGATACGCAGCCTGTCCTCGCCCACGGAGCGCGACGCCGCGGTGACGCTCGCGGCCGACCTGCTGGCCCACCCCGCTTTCCCGGCCGAGGTACTCGAACGCGAGCGCGCACGCGCCATCGCCGGCCTGCGCGAATCGCTTACACGCCCCGCCACGCTCGCGGCGCGCCGCCTCAACGCAGCCGTCTATGCCGACCACCCTTACGGCGCCAACGTCACGCCGGAATCGCTGGCCGCGATCACCCGCGACGACATCGTCGCCTTCCACCGCAGCCGCTACACCGCCAACAACGCCTCCATCGCCATCGTCGGCGACCTCGACCGCGCCACCGCCGAGCAGATCGCGATCCGCCTCACCGAAGCCCTGCCACGCGCTGCGGCCCCGACCCCACTGCCCGCCCCCGCGATGCCGGCGGCGGCCGACATCCGCATCCCGCATCCTTCCGCCCAGGCCCATATCCTCATTGGCCAACCCGGCCTGGCCCGCCAGGATCCCGACTACTTCCCGCTGCTGGTCGGCAACTACACGCTGGGCGGCGGCGGCTTCGTCTCGCGCCTGACCGCCGAAGTGCGGGAAAAGCGCGGCTTCGCCTACAGCGTGTACAGCTACTTCATCCCGCAGCAGGTCGCCGGCATGTTCCAGATCGGCCTGCAGACGCGTGGCAGCCAGGTAGAGGAAGCGCTCGGTGTGGTGCGCCGCACGCTCGCCGGCTTCATCGCCGACGGCCCCACCGCTGCCGAACTGAAGAGCGCCAAGGACAATCTGATCAACGGTTTCGGCCTGCGGCTGGATTCCAACCGCAAGATCCTCGACCACGTCGCGATGATCGGCTTCTACCGGCTGCCGCTCGACTGGCTGGACAGCTATCCGCGCCAGGTTGCCGCGGTCACGGCGGAACAGGTCCGCGACGCGTTCGCGCGCCGCATTCGCGCCGAACACCTGGTGACGGTGGTTGCCGGCGGCGACGGCGACGCCCAGGCCAAGCCGACGAGCGCGCAGTGA